Proteins encoded together in one Otariodibacter oris window:
- the nudE gene encoding ADP compounds hydrolase NudE: MTKKLPEILSVSTIAKTRIFEVQSVDLRFSNGEERVYERMTPQRRASVMIVPIHHDQLVMIKEYAVGSERYELTFPKGLVDLGEEPIVSANRELQEEIGFGANKIESLRTLYSGPSHGYGLMHVFIAQDLYPSKLEGDEPEPLDVVYYPLSAIDDMLADPNFAESRNLSTLFLLREYLNAKKS; this comes from the coding sequence ATGACAAAAAAACTTCCAGAAATTTTATCTGTTTCAACTATCGCTAAAACACGTATCTTTGAGGTTCAATCCGTTGATTTACGTTTTTCTAATGGTGAAGAAAGAGTCTATGAACGAATGACGCCACAACGTCGAGCCTCAGTGATGATCGTGCCTATTCATCATGATCAACTTGTGATGATTAAAGAATATGCTGTTGGTTCAGAGCGTTATGAATTAACGTTTCCTAAGGGATTAGTTGATTTAGGTGAAGAACCTATTGTCAGTGCGAATCGTGAATTGCAAGAAGAAATTGGATTTGGTGCTAATAAGATTGAATCTTTACGGACATTATACAGTGGGCCAAGCCATGGATATGGACTTATGCATGTATTTATTGCTCAAGATCTTTATCCTTCAAAATTAGAAGGTGATGAGCCAGAGCCTTTGGATGTTGTATATTATCCATTATCAGCCATAGATGATATGTTGGCCGATCCTAATTTTGCAGAGTCGAGAAATTTATCCACTTTATTTTTACTCAGAGAGTATCTCAATGCTAAAAAATCCTAA